From the candidate division KSB1 bacterium genome, one window contains:
- a CDS encoding right-handed parallel beta-helix repeat-containing protein: MKKVFVLSVGLACAVTLSAYAQIVTPVNLNGWGPANVRADATVAITGDQPRSGTGSLKFTTNTVTPGQDKADFEKIWGVVPGRTLGNLTALRYEFYRDASSTTGGHLAAVLRLYYYNAITGESGLLIWEPVYNGYGTLTTNVWYSADIFTGNFWMRAFGPGRTIDDYNVSLAEWMANTDEEGTPIDDDADADVPHVLNPGVYITGVNVGVGSGWGATFLGYVDNVELEWGSDVEVANFELPPPCTTDCYVDAVLGNDANGGTNPTTDAKKTIQNAVNTVNVGGNVHVASGTYVEQVTITKSLHLLGAGAPTTIVKAPATIPAASNPASTVIDVNGAGVSAEITGFTVSGPGPTGCGSIGAGIFVRGNAHADIHHNKVLDIRDNPISGCQNGIGILVGRASFATSGTATIRNNEIAGYQKGGIVVSNVGSNATIEDNTVTGAGAVNFIAQNGIQVSAGATATLTRNTVSGHSYPPFSYVATGMLLYGSNVDTDDNTLSENQVGIYHINGSGTHQSNSVSATAAGTNSPGFWGIVVDPGTVVRTQPSPFEDGSASTSLGKGGRGSTLAATYTYLLDQNVVNSDGSAGGVGVEADALGSDVVNFTATGNTVSNWEYGIYLYKDAGATLNANIIDCNKIYGNTAYGLYNSTGVEANAVGNWWGAANGPGGSGPGSGDAVSTEVNFAPWGTDANCGGLLYHNYVFLADYVSIERSKQVPSKGDIHSNGKIDFMRGDPTVFEGNLTAVGNINIGKENTIDGYAHAAGTVTVHATSTVLDGVLSGAAISAQPIPAMSYSAGGPSVTVPQNGTVTLAPGSYNVVTMNGWSTLKLSSGDYYLNQLKYVGEESVIEIDVSNGPVIVNVVSSLQLGKDIAIQIVPDGEAGSTKVVFNTLQTTTMTIGKEAYVLGSINAPSATVVLSNNSQFRGGLCAKAIQVKRDVFFLHHFSSGTLPGPGDLPKPHDSESEETAAVVTQYELAQNYPNPFNPGTVIKFALPQVGRVQLHIYNSTGQLVRTLVDGEMAQGWHELSWDGRDQTGQTMATGIYLYRLTAQDASGGTLFSETRRMIMVK, encoded by the coding sequence ATGAAGAAGGTATTTGTTTTGTCGGTCGGTTTAGCCTGCGCGGTGACCTTGTCTGCCTACGCGCAAATCGTAACCCCCGTCAATCTCAATGGCTGGGGGCCGGCGAACGTGAGAGCGGACGCGACGGTGGCGATTACCGGTGATCAGCCGCGTTCCGGCACGGGTTCACTCAAATTCACCACCAACACCGTCACGCCCGGCCAGGACAAGGCGGATTTCGAGAAAATTTGGGGCGTGGTGCCCGGCCGTACGCTGGGCAATCTGACGGCTTTGCGGTATGAGTTTTATCGCGATGCCAGCAGCACAACCGGCGGCCATCTCGCGGCGGTGTTGCGACTCTATTACTACAATGCCATCACCGGTGAGAGCGGTTTGTTGATTTGGGAGCCGGTGTACAACGGCTATGGTACCCTCACCACCAACGTCTGGTATTCCGCGGACATTTTTACCGGCAATTTTTGGATGCGGGCATTCGGGCCGGGCCGCACCATCGACGATTACAACGTCAGCCTGGCGGAATGGATGGCCAATACCGATGAAGAGGGCACTCCGATTGATGATGATGCCGACGCGGACGTGCCGCATGTGCTCAACCCCGGTGTTTACATCACCGGCGTCAATGTGGGCGTCGGTTCGGGTTGGGGCGCCACCTTCCTGGGTTACGTGGACAACGTGGAGCTCGAATGGGGCAGCGATGTCGAAGTCGCCAATTTCGAATTGCCTCCTCCCTGCACCACGGACTGCTACGTCGATGCCGTCCTCGGCAATGACGCCAATGGCGGCACCAACCCCACCACGGATGCCAAAAAGACCATTCAGAATGCGGTCAACACCGTGAATGTGGGCGGCAATGTGCATGTGGCGTCCGGCACCTACGTTGAGCAGGTCACGATCACCAAGTCCCTGCACCTGCTGGGTGCGGGCGCCCCGACGACCATTGTCAAGGCGCCGGCGACAATTCCCGCGGCTTCCAATCCGGCTTCCACCGTCATTGATGTGAATGGCGCCGGAGTGAGCGCGGAGATCACCGGCTTCACCGTCAGCGGACCGGGGCCGACTGGTTGCGGCAGCATTGGCGCCGGCATTTTCGTGCGTGGCAACGCACATGCCGACATTCACCACAACAAAGTGCTCGACATTCGTGACAATCCCATCAGCGGCTGTCAGAACGGCATCGGCATTCTGGTGGGGCGGGCCAGTTTCGCCACCAGCGGCACGGCCACCATTCGCAACAACGAGATCGCCGGCTATCAGAAGGGCGGTATCGTGGTGAGCAATGTCGGTTCCAACGCCACCATCGAGGACAACACCGTGACCGGCGCGGGCGCGGTCAATTTCATCGCGCAGAACGGCATTCAGGTGAGTGCCGGCGCCACCGCCACCCTCACGCGCAACACCGTCAGCGGCCACTCCTATCCGCCGTTCAGCTATGTCGCGACTGGCATGCTGCTTTACGGTTCGAATGTCGACACCGATGACAATACGCTGAGCGAGAATCAGGTCGGCATTTACCACATCAACGGCTCCGGCACGCACCAGAGCAACAGCGTCAGCGCCACCGCCGCGGGCACCAACTCGCCGGGGTTCTGGGGCATTGTGGTGGATCCCGGCACGGTGGTGCGCACCCAGCCTTCCCCCTTCGAGGATGGCAGTGCCAGCACCAGCCTGGGCAAGGGTGGCCGCGGCAGCACACTGGCGGCGACCTACACGTATTTGCTCGACCAAAATGTGGTGAACAGTGATGGCAGCGCCGGCGGCGTCGGCGTGGAAGCTGATGCCCTGGGCAGCGACGTGGTGAATTTTACCGCCACCGGCAACACGGTCAGCAACTGGGAGTATGGCATCTATCTGTACAAAGACGCCGGTGCCACGCTCAATGCGAACATCATCGATTGCAACAAGATCTACGGCAACACCGCCTACGGTCTGTACAATTCCACCGGGGTTGAGGCTAATGCAGTGGGCAACTGGTGGGGGGCGGCCAATGGTCCGGGCGGCAGCGGCCCCGGTTCCGGTGATGCGGTGAGCACGGAGGTCAACTTTGCCCCCTGGGGCACCGATGCCAATTGCGGCGGTCTGCTGTACCACAACTATGTTTTCCTCGCCGATTATGTCTCCATCGAGCGCAGCAAGCAGGTTCCTTCCAAAGGTGACATTCATTCCAACGGCAAGATCGACTTCATGCGCGGTGATCCCACGGTGTTTGAAGGGAATCTGACAGCCGTGGGTAACATCAACATCGGGAAGGAGAACACCATTGACGGCTATGCACATGCGGCGGGCACCGTCACGGTTCATGCCACCTCCACGGTGCTGGATGGGGTGCTCTCCGGCGCGGCCATCAGTGCCCAACCCATCCCCGCGATGAGTTATTCGGCCGGCGGCCCCAGCGTCACTGTTCCGCAAAATGGCACCGTCACGCTGGCGCCCGGCTCCTACAATGTCGTCACCATGAACGGCTGGAGCACGCTCAAGCTCAGCAGTGGCGACTATTATCTCAATCAGCTCAAATATGTCGGGGAAGAATCGGTGATCGAGATCGATGTCAGCAACGGTCCGGTGATCGTCAACGTGGTGAGCAGCCTGCAACTCGGCAAGGACATTGCCATTCAAATCGTGCCGGATGGCGAGGCCGGCAGCACCAAGGTGGTCTTCAACACGCTGCAAACCACCACCATGACGATCGGCAAGGAGGCTTATGTGCTGGGCAGCATCAATGCCCCCTCCGCGACCGTGGTGCTGTCCAACAACTCGCAATTCCGCGGCGGCCTGTGCGCCAAGGCGATCCAGGTGAAACGGGATGTGTTTTTCCTGCATCATTTCTCCTCCGGCACCTTGCCCGGCCCCGGCGATTTGCCCAAGCCGCACGACAGCGAGTCGGAAGAGACGGCCGCGGTGGTGACGCAATACGAGCTGGCGCAGAATTATCCCAACCCGTTCAACCCCGGCACGGTCATCAAATTTGCCCTGCCGCAGGTGGGCCGTGTGCAGTTGCACATCTACAACAGCACCGGCCAACTGGTGCGCACGCTGGTGGACGGCGAGATGGCGCAAGGCTGGCATGAGCTGAGTTGGGACGGCCGTGATCAAACCGGTCAAACCATGGCCACGGGCATTTATCTTTATCGCCTGACGGCGCAGGACGCCTCGGGCGGGACGCTGTTCTCCGAGACCCGGCGGATGATCATGGTCAAGTAG
- the rnhA gene encoding ribonuclease HI, which translates to MDTVEIYTDGACSGNPGPGGWAAILKYAGHEKEIAGHATATTNNRMELTAVIEALKRLKRPCRVIIYSDSSYLIDSFTKGWLANWRHNGWKRGPHKRDPVPNADLWQQLDQLVNQHEVTWRKVRGHAGHAFNERVDRLAVQQIERLRSQTEGGVA; encoded by the coding sequence ATGGACACAGTTGAAATCTACACCGATGGCGCCTGCTCCGGGAATCCCGGGCCGGGGGGCTGGGCTGCCATCCTGAAATACGCGGGGCATGAAAAGGAGATTGCCGGCCACGCCACCGCCACCACCAACAATCGCATGGAACTGACCGCGGTCATCGAAGCACTCAAGCGACTCAAGCGGCCATGCCGGGTGATCATCTACTCGGACAGCAGCTATCTCATCGACAGTTTTACCAAAGGCTGGCTGGCAAACTGGAGGCACAACGGCTGGAAACGCGGCCCGCACAAACGCGATCCGGTACCCAACGCCGACTTGTGGCAGCAGCTTGACCAGCTTGTAAACCAACATGAAGTGACCTGGCGCAAAGTGCGCGGCCATGCCGGCCATGCGTTCAACGAGCGGGTCGACCGCCTCGCGGTGCAGCAAATCGAACGGCTGCGCAGCCAGACAGAAGGAGGGGTGGCGTGA
- a CDS encoding peroxiredoxin — translation MQILEENVSNHLQPGDPAPEFEALTDAQTRVKLSDFRGQRVVLYFYPKDDTPGUTVQACGFRDHRLEIEAQNAVVLGVSADGWDSHVKFKTKYNLPFTLLVDPDYRIAEAYGVLDKKSLRRFLFSGLRRSHFVIDEDGRILAAHYGVAANASATEALATLREAAEKT, via the coding sequence ATGCAGATTTTGGAGGAGAACGTGAGTAATCACTTGCAACCCGGCGACCCCGCCCCGGAGTTCGAAGCGCTGACCGACGCCCAAACCCGCGTCAAGCTCAGCGATTTTCGCGGCCAGCGCGTGGTGCTTTATTTCTATCCCAAGGACGACACCCCCGGCTGAACAGTGCAGGCATGCGGCTTTCGCGATCACCGCCTCGAGATCGAAGCGCAAAATGCGGTGGTGCTGGGCGTAAGCGCGGATGGCTGGGACAGCCATGTGAAATTCAAAACCAAATACAACCTGCCGTTCACCTTGCTGGTCGATCCCGACTATCGCATCGCCGAAGCCTATGGCGTGCTGGACAAGAAATCGCTGCGCCGCTTTCTCTTCTCGGGTTTGCGCCGCAGCCATTTTGTGATAGACGAAGACGGACGGATTCTTGCCGCCCACTACGGCGTTGCAGCCAATGCCAGCGCCACCGAGGCGCTGGCCACTTTGCGCGAGGCCGCAGAAAAGACGTGA
- a CDS encoding arylamine N-acetyltransferase — protein MTTPLLDPARHRESVRHFRAHFHLAVAPPSRAYLRELLGHFGNLPYENLSKIIKFNRYGGDFEKRLRLPEEVMQDHARWRLGGTCFSLTFFLHTILWHSGFASYIVMADMRAGPNLHCALIVFVDGIKYLVDPGYVLRVPMALDPARPRLYYNDFTGVELRLLPPAAGYDLFTFNRQEVKWRYRFDDRPTPLPEFLAHWQASFHRNSMHGLCLTRVQDDELIFIHKEHLRITSMTGKRNVNLKRNYHAVIHELFGIAPELVEQARAALQANLQRERETGIFLPSQQ, from the coding sequence ATGACCACGCCCCTGCTCGATCCCGCGCGACACCGGGAAAGTGTGAGACACTTCCGCGCGCATTTTCATCTCGCCGTTGCACCGCCGAGCCGGGCATACCTGCGCGAGCTGCTTGGCCATTTCGGCAATCTGCCATATGAAAATTTGAGCAAGATCATCAAATTCAACCGCTATGGCGGAGACTTCGAAAAGCGGCTGCGCCTGCCGGAGGAGGTGATGCAAGATCACGCCCGCTGGCGACTGGGCGGCACCTGTTTTTCTCTGACCTTCTTTCTGCACACGATTCTCTGGCACAGTGGTTTTGCCAGTTACATCGTGATGGCGGACATGCGCGCCGGCCCCAATCTGCACTGCGCTTTGATCGTGTTCGTCGACGGCATCAAGTATTTGGTGGACCCGGGCTATGTGCTGCGTGTACCGATGGCGCTCGATCCCGCCAGGCCGCGCCTCTACTACAATGACTTCACCGGCGTGGAGTTGCGTCTGCTGCCCCCCGCAGCCGGTTATGATCTCTTCACTTTTAATCGCCAGGAAGTGAAGTGGCGCTACCGCTTTGACGACCGGCCCACGCCGCTGCCGGAGTTTCTCGCACACTGGCAGGCTTCCTTTCACCGCAACAGCATGCATGGTCTGTGCCTCACACGGGTGCAGGACGACGAGCTGATCTTCATTCACAAGGAGCATCTGCGCATCACTTCCATGACCGGCAAACGCAACGTCAACCTCAAACGCAACTATCACGCCGTGATTCATGAGCTGTTCGGGATCGCGCCGGAATTGGTGGAGCAAGCCCGGGCCGCGCTGCAGGCCAACCTGCAACGCGAGCGGGAGACCGGCATTTTTCTGCCATCACAGCAATGA
- a CDS encoding DNA-3-methyladenine glycosylase, translated as MSEFTAAQRHLRRADPVLAQIIDRLGDCTLQPERRYFATLVEAILSQQLSVKAAATIHARLKNLLRGRINAQGILQLTDAQIRAAGISRQKTSYLRDLAAKWQNGLLHGRRLARLSDEEVIAALTRVKGIGRWTAEMFLIFSLGRLDVLPVDDLGFRQAVQQAYRLRKLPDARRLQQLAGKWRPYRSVATWYLWQSLDNKPR; from the coding sequence ATGTCTGAATTCACTGCAGCGCAACGCCACCTTCGCCGCGCCGATCCGGTGCTGGCGCAGATCATCGACCGTCTTGGTGACTGCACCCTGCAGCCGGAGCGGCGGTACTTTGCCACACTGGTGGAAGCCATTTTATCCCAACAACTTTCGGTCAAGGCGGCTGCCACGATACACGCCCGCCTCAAAAACCTGCTGCGCGGCCGGATCAACGCACAGGGCATTCTGCAGTTGACCGATGCACAAATTCGCGCGGCCGGCATCTCCCGCCAGAAGACGAGCTACTTGCGCGATCTTGCCGCCAAATGGCAGAACGGCCTGCTGCATGGCCGCCGGCTCGCACGCCTGAGCGATGAAGAAGTCATCGCCGCGCTCACCCGGGTGAAAGGCATCGGTCGCTGGACCGCGGAAATGTTTCTCATCTTTTCACTCGGCCGTTTGGACGTGCTGCCGGTCGATGATCTCGGCTTCCGCCAGGCGGTCCAGCAAGCCTATCGCCTGCGCAAACTGCCCGACGCCAGGCGCCTGCAACAGCTCGCCGGGAAATGGCGTCCCTATCGCAGTGTGGCAACCTGGTATCTCTGGCAGAGCCTTGATAACAAACCCCGCTAG
- a CDS encoding LacI family transcriptional regulator — translation MGLGATIKDVARKAKVSEATVSLVLNNKANVREETRQRVLKAIRQLNYHPRHMARGLASRKSGNFGFILTDDHFSRAEPFYTKIFLGTEFEARKYNYYILLTTVPRTFHPDTDLPRFLRERNVDGVLLAGHIPHALCEYLRDLKMPHVFIDFSPRHKQGNVVMMDNLLGATLAVRHLIALGHRRIAFIGGDISHPSIAARLEGYKQALSAAGLAVTEELIESVESHTAAADGYHATAALAQRKTPFTAIFAANDAMAIGAMQFLREQGRIIPAEVSVVGFDDIEAGMHTQPQLTTIRVDKEELGAVALRRLVEMIETKKELPGKVFTPVELVVRQSTAPPPPAAAGGSSN, via the coding sequence ATGGGACTCGGTGCCACCATCAAGGATGTTGCCCGCAAGGCCAAAGTCTCGGAAGCCACGGTTTCCCTGGTGTTGAACAACAAGGCCAACGTCCGCGAGGAAACCCGCCAGCGCGTGCTCAAGGCCATACGGCAACTCAACTATCACCCCCGCCACATGGCGCGCGGCCTGGCCTCCCGCAAGAGCGGCAACTTCGGTTTCATCCTCACCGACGATCACTTCTCCCGTGCCGAACCCTTCTACACCAAAATCTTTCTCGGCACCGAATTCGAAGCGCGCAAATACAACTACTACATCCTGCTCACCACCGTGCCGCGCACGTTTCATCCCGACACCGATCTGCCGCGCTTTCTGCGCGAGCGCAACGTCGATGGCGTGCTGCTCGCCGGCCATATCCCCCATGCCCTGTGCGAATACCTGCGCGATCTCAAAATGCCGCATGTGTTCATCGATTTCTCGCCGCGCCACAAACAGGGCAATGTGGTCATGATGGACAATCTCCTGGGCGCCACCCTGGCGGTGCGCCACTTGATTGCTTTGGGCCACCGCCGCATCGCATTCATCGGCGGAGACATCAGCCATCCCAGTATCGCCGCCCGCCTGGAAGGCTATAAACAAGCCCTCAGCGCAGCCGGGCTTGCCGTTACAGAAGAGCTGATTGAAAGCGTGGAAAGCCATACCGCCGCGGCGGACGGCTATCACGCCACCGCCGCGCTGGCGCAGCGCAAGACGCCCTTCACCGCCATCTTTGCCGCCAATGATGCCATGGCTATCGGCGCCATGCAATTCCTGCGCGAGCAGGGGCGCATCATCCCGGCGGAGGTCTCGGTTGTCGGGTTTGATGACATCGAAGCTGGCATGCACACGCAGCCCCAACTCACCACCATTCGCGTGGACAAGGAAGAGCTCGGTGCCGTGGCGCTGCGCCGGCTGGTGGAAATGATCGAGACGAAAAAAGAATTACCAGGCAAAGTTTTCACCCCCGTCGAATTGGTCGTGCGGCAATCCACTGCTCCGCCACCGCCGGCGGCTGCAGGCGGATCATCCAATTGA
- a CDS encoding carbohydrate binding domain-containing protein: protein MQSRLTVLLALPLIFCLMGTGSVHSQINTIVNGGFENAEAPAYWHKANAGGATLEWASDVYRSPQRSLKISKSSGSDAPMWESDNLARLNWNPVGGIPANIEMEVGGWVKTSGVNVNPASDDARITLSFWFFDASDALIFGQPVVIAVPQGQATSDWSEIKNSTAVVLPVDAARLVVQFKFGASATGTVWLDDIFLRNAPGAQGWLGDLYNGNFGVPANWFFWKGQMSEGVAGKGVVTITSEASHSGTYSLLVEDDGSNPDEVVAISDRNPIEPGRAYGISAWVKLAGVNTNEPFDVEKAVFFTLTYHTDAAGWAEISGQDFFVVDQSARERDWTLYSFTFTPPANATRLSVRARLQHQATGKTYWDDFRMYPVEVARKNLTLDESSRPAYWEGFHNGGQAVWTGKVYRSAERSLMLSKNAGSSADPIWLARQMAKLNWNPSGGVPANIEMEIGGWVKTENVNTNPANDAAKIQLRFKFFDASHNLIFGQPVVLDVPQTQASTEWTEIKNGSAVVLPVAADSMVIEFQMGPNASGTVYLDDVFMRNAPGAQGWLGDLYNGNFGVPEGWFFWKGQMSEGVAGKGIVTITAQYSYSGRYSLRVSDDAGNPDEVVAISDRNPVQPNTEYLVTARVKRVGTVLNPPPRDVEKAIFFTVTYHGNSPTGWDEKRGEDFFVIDQTTVDRDWTQYSFRLKTRADEHRLSIRARLQHQATGDTYWDEFHVVPIATPNANLSFDEAEVPAYWMKLNTDAATVEWATDQVRSPQRSLKISKVGGGGEPAWQTRANMAKLNWNPVTGTPANVEMEIGGWVKTENVNVNPGGASGEIQLLYSFYDKNGALIFGQPVVLNVPQAQPSTDWTEIKNPSPVVLPVDADSLVVTFKFGADATGTVWLDDLFLRNAPGAQGWLGDLFNANFGTPEGWFFWKGQMSEGVAGKGVVSLSRDYAHSGDYSLLVSDDAGNPDEVVLIGNRNSVQGNRVYQVSAWVKTVGVNTNVPFDVEQAIFFTVTYHKAGAGWAEVRGEDYFVIDQTVTDKDWSLYSFTLTTPAEANRMSIRGRMQHRATGRVYFDDFAVVEGQVTRVQGGRELPAAYALAQNYPNPFNPETRISYALPRDVHVTLAIFNALGQKVRTLVQANQPAGRHEIVWDGRNDDGQSVASGIYFYQLRTADAKLTRRMLLMR from the coding sequence ATGCAATCTCGCTTGACCGTCTTGCTGGCGCTGCCCCTCATCTTCTGTTTGATGGGGACAGGCAGCGTGCACAGCCAGATCAACACGATTGTCAACGGCGGTTTTGAGAACGCCGAAGCGCCGGCCTACTGGCACAAAGCCAATGCCGGCGGGGCAACGCTGGAATGGGCGAGTGACGTCTATCGCTCTCCGCAGCGTTCATTGAAGATCAGCAAGAGCAGCGGTTCCGATGCGCCGATGTGGGAATCCGACAACCTCGCCAGGTTGAATTGGAATCCGGTGGGTGGCATTCCCGCCAACATCGAAATGGAAGTCGGCGGCTGGGTGAAAACCTCGGGGGTGAATGTCAATCCCGCCAGCGACGACGCCCGGATCACGCTGTCCTTTTGGTTTTTCGATGCCAGCGATGCCCTGATCTTCGGCCAGCCCGTCGTGATCGCCGTGCCGCAAGGCCAGGCCACCAGCGATTGGAGCGAAATCAAGAACAGCACCGCGGTGGTACTGCCGGTGGATGCCGCCCGCCTGGTGGTGCAGTTCAAATTTGGCGCCAGTGCCACCGGCACGGTCTGGCTCGACGACATTTTTCTGCGGAACGCACCCGGCGCGCAGGGCTGGCTGGGCGATCTCTACAACGGCAACTTTGGCGTTCCCGCCAACTGGTTCTTCTGGAAAGGCCAGATGAGTGAGGGGGTGGCTGGCAAGGGCGTGGTCACCATCACCAGCGAAGCGTCACACTCCGGCACTTACTCCCTGCTGGTGGAGGATGATGGCAGCAATCCGGATGAGGTCGTGGCGATTTCCGATCGCAATCCCATCGAGCCGGGCCGCGCCTACGGCATCTCCGCCTGGGTCAAGCTCGCCGGGGTCAATACCAATGAGCCCTTTGACGTCGAGAAGGCGGTGTTCTTCACATTGACCTATCACACCGACGCCGCCGGCTGGGCGGAAATCTCCGGACAGGATTTCTTCGTTGTCGATCAATCCGCCCGCGAGCGCGACTGGACGCTTTACTCCTTCACCTTCACACCGCCGGCCAACGCCACGCGTCTCTCGGTGCGCGCCCGTCTGCAACATCAGGCCACCGGCAAAACCTACTGGGATGATTTTCGCATGTACCCGGTGGAAGTGGCCAGAAAGAATTTGACCCTGGATGAATCGAGCCGACCAGCCTACTGGGAGGGCTTCCACAACGGCGGCCAGGCGGTGTGGACTGGCAAAGTCTATCGTTCCGCCGAACGCAGCCTGATGCTCAGCAAGAACGCCGGCAGCAGCGCCGATCCAATCTGGCTGGCGCGGCAGATGGCAAAATTGAACTGGAATCCCTCCGGCGGTGTGCCAGCCAACATCGAGATGGAAATCGGCGGCTGGGTGAAAACGGAGAATGTCAACACCAACCCCGCCAACGACGCGGCGAAGATTCAACTCCGCTTCAAGTTTTTCGATGCTTCGCACAATTTGATTTTCGGCCAGCCGGTGGTGCTGGACGTGCCGCAGACGCAAGCCTCCACCGAGTGGACCGAAATCAAGAACGGCTCCGCCGTGGTGCTGCCGGTCGCTGCCGATTCGATGGTGATCGAATTTCAGATGGGGCCGAATGCCAGCGGCACCGTCTATCTCGATGACGTCTTCATGCGCAATGCGCCGGGCGCGCAGGGCTGGCTGGGCGATCTTTACAATGGCAATTTTGGTGTGCCCGAAGGCTGGTTCTTCTGGAAGGGACAGATGAGCGAGGGCGTGGCTGGCAAGGGCATCGTCACCATCACCGCGCAATACTCCTACAGCGGGCGCTATTCGTTGCGCGTCAGCGATGATGCCGGCAATCCCGACGAAGTCGTGGCCATTTCCGACCGCAACCCGGTGCAGCCCAACACCGAGTATCTGGTCACCGCACGCGTCAAGCGCGTCGGCACGGTTCTCAATCCGCCGCCACGTGACGTGGAGAAGGCGATTTTCTTCACCGTCACCTATCACGGCAACAGCCCCACCGGCTGGGATGAAAAACGCGGCGAGGATTTCTTCGTCATTGATCAAACCACCGTCGATCGGGACTGGACACAGTACTCCTTCCGGTTGAAAACCCGCGCGGATGAACATCGCCTCTCGATCCGCGCCCGCTTGCAGCATCAAGCCACGGGTGACACCTATTGGGATGAATTTCACGTTGTGCCCATCGCCACGCCGAATGCCAATTTGAGCTTCGACGAGGCGGAGGTGCCGGCTTACTGGATGAAGCTGAACACCGATGCCGCCACCGTTGAATGGGCCACCGATCAGGTCCGTTCGCCGCAGCGGTCGTTGAAGATCAGCAAGGTCGGGGGCGGGGGCGAGCCGGCCTGGCAGACGCGCGCCAACATGGCCAAGCTCAACTGGAACCCGGTGACCGGCACGCCGGCCAACGTCGAAATGGAAATCGGCGGCTGGGTGAAAACCGAGAATGTCAACGTCAACCCCGGCGGTGCCAGCGGCGAGATTCAATTGCTTTATTCCTTCTATGACAAGAATGGCGCACTGATCTTTGGTCAGCCCGTCGTGCTCAACGTGCCGCAGGCACAGCCCAGCACGGATTGGACGGAAATCAAGAACCCCTCGCCGGTGGTCCTGCCGGTTGACGCCGATTCCCTGGTGGTCACGTTCAAATTTGGCGCCGATGCCACCGGCACGGTTTGGCTCGACGATCTTTTCCTGCGTAATGCGCCCGGTGCACAGGGCTGGCTGGGTGATTTGTTCAACGCCAATTTCGGCACGCCGGAAGGCTGGTTTTTTTGGAAGGGGCAGATGAGTGAAGGTGTGGCCGGCAAAGGGGTGGTGAGCCTCAGCCGGGACTATGCACACTCCGGCGATTATTCCCTCCTGGTTTCCGATGATGCCGGCAACCCCGACGAAGTGGTGCTGATTGGCAATCGCAACAGCGTGCAGGGCAATCGCGTTTATCAAGTCTCGGCCTGGGTGAAGACCGTGGGCGTCAACACCAACGTACCGTTTGATGTCGAGCAGGCGATTTTTTTCACCGTGACCTATCACAAGGCCGGAGCCGGTTGGGCGGAAGTGCGCGGTGAGGATTACTTTGTCATCGATCAAACGGTCACGGACAAGGACTGGTCGCTGTACAGCTTCACGCTGACCACGCCGGCGGAGGCCAATCGCATGTCGATTCGCGGCCGCATGCAACACCGGGCCACTGGCCGGGTTTACTTCGACGATTTCGCGGTGGTGGAGGGTCAGGTGACGCGCGTGCAGGGCGGCCGGGAACTGCCTGCGGCCTACGCGCTGGCGCAGAATTATCCCAACCCGTTCAACCCCGAGACGCGCATCAGCTATGCCCTGCCGCGGGATGTCCATGTCACCCTTGCCATTTTCAATGCGCTCGGCCAGAAAGTGCGCACGCTGGTGCAGGCCAACCAGCCGGCCGGCCGGCATGAGATCGTGTGGGATGGCCGCAACGATGACGGCCAGTCGGTGGCCAGCGGCATCTATTTTTACCAACTGCGCACCGCGGATGCCAAACTCACGCGGCGCATGCTGCTGATGCGGTAG